The Malus domestica chromosome 08, GDT2T_hap1 genomic interval aattccaagaattttggaatagctttcattccccatcttcaatATGCCAAAGTCACCTTTTTTGTATGTACTAaagaactcccgtttggacgTAGCATGGAAAGAAGCTCAATTgtcaaagatccattcaatgtctctatcagagttgcccatatgcagacattcacctacagacaatatttctggtacatcaccacatatgacagcggtggtattgccagtatcaGCTTTCTTCTAattgtttccttccctttgctctctcttccaaactcgacagtttttcttcatatggccttctttgccacaatggtggcatgcaccCTTGAACCTTGATTTGGATCGGCTAGGACTCCTTCCATGACCTCTAGGCCCTCTACTCTTGCTTCTTCCGCGGTTCTCAgtgacaaatacttggctgctatctgtgccagaagtctttctcattgtttcttcattgagcatgttatttttaacattatcaagagtaagaacaccattagaagcagagttacttatactcaccacaaaggtctcccaactgtctggcaaggatccaagtaGCAATAGCGCTTGCAGCTCGTCCTCAatcgtcattttcatagtagccaactggttgatgatattttggaaattgttcaagtgttctgctacacttaaaTCATCCTTAtacttcacattgatgagctatttgatcaagaaggcttttttggctggggtcttcttctcgaacaaggactcaagcttcgtccaaaactcgcgagcattggtttcattagacacatggtgaaaaacactatcatccacccattgtttaattgtgccaatagccttgcgattcatcttcttccactcggcatcggacatgctctcaggcttagcggcatctccttcaattggctcatgtAGATCCTTGCAATAAAGAATGTCCTCCATCTTGggcttccatgttacccaattggagttggtgagtttgatcatagtgccacttccttccatctcgtagtatgagccaaccgggctctgataccacttgttaggaatgtcggtactacaagatagagaacgcacaaggtaaagtagaaaatggacaccaagaatttatgtggttcggcaatttatgcctatgTCCACGAAATAaagatcaatcttcactatatgaaaaagatgagtacaacaagagtagtcttaccaagccaaagacaaggcttgatggatacaagaaaataTGACaaacactttctatcactctaaacttcactcacaatgtgtagtggaacactctcactctcactcttggagtggaactctagctttggacttgatcattTACTACTCACACTTGGTTCTTAATTGGTTACgtcactacaacatcacacccatatttataggtgagagTTTGGCATTCTAttagtttctagtgtattcttcaaacctctagcatagataattctagactagccacaaaattgtagcttctagatctttccatttgcaaccaagaaagctagtactctctagcttcttccatcaacttaataacatgctagaattgtctagcatgctccagccacctcacttgcttactagaataatctagaacattgatcataggctggaccatataccaacactTCGGACAAGATTGATGACACTTTTTCGTAATTATTCATCACTACATGTAGGTActcttatttgtttaatttgcatatttttcttcttctatattTCTTCAGATGATCTTCATGGATATATGATTTAGTTGTTTCCTAGACAATTTAATTCTAGAACAATGCCTTAGAGATGTTGCTGAATCGGGAATCCGTCTATAGTTCCAGAGATTCTATTGAAGCAAAAAGCATAACGTTAATCGTCGACATCCCCCTACTAAATTTTCAAGTGAAATTTTGATCATCTTCGCCGATGCCATGAGAACTTGGAGGCATTGGAAAGTGATTCCACAAAGCTGCGTTTAATGATACTGGATCCTTCACGGCCATTTTTCAACAGGTCAAATACAATAATGTGTGCACAGAAGCTAACGACATTGCACATAGACGTTGTTTGGTTTGACGACCTTCCGTACATGATTGTAGATTTTCTCGTGAAGGATGGTCATACTATGTAATTTTGGTGCGGGGTGCTCTTTTCTCAAATTTCCAGCCATGGCTTAAGGCAGGGGGAAGGATGAAAAGTGTGGTTGCAAGGCAACTGGGCAACTCCTGCATCTCATCATTCACAGCCAAATTTTCCTTACAAGTCTAAATGTGAACGTGCATAAGGCCCAACTTTTATTTAGGCTCATTACATTATACCGGCCCGTATTTCTCATTCCAATTTTGTAGCTCAGTGttatcttgttttttttttttttttttttttttgtaatttgttATTATTAAGGAAAATGGGAGGATTCAAAATTGTACATAATTTAGTAATTTCAACTCGGTGCCATGCGTGGAAACTCAATTTCCTATCTACTAGAATATTAGCCTCGGAACCACAGGAAAGTTTAGATAATGTAGAGCTGCATTGCCTGCTTTGCTGTCTTGCGATATATCTCGTTGTTTTTATCTCTCACACACGTCAAGTTGTACATTAGAATATCTCCAATGCCATTGTAACTAAGACTATTTTATTAACAAAAATGTGACTTTTACTACGTATTTGTATCATCATTTATATCATCTCTATAATAAAAATGGAATCCACATGTGTTAGTGGGTTCTATCCCTATTAGAGAGATGGTACGAACATGTGGTAATTGTAactttttcttttaacaaacggtattatctacactaaagggggtGGGGATgggctaagtctcacaatgagctagtaataatgtggttcaaattcgcttttggagaaagtcgaacctaaaacctcactTACGAGTGAAGATAAATAACACTAGACCTTGTACTAAATGGCAAACAAATAAGAGAAAAATTGCATAAACTAACAAATAAGAGAATACAATCAATACAACAATTATCCCCAAAGCATAAACATtaacaataaataaaattattacaaTTTTAACCTGTGTCTTATATAAATGGTTTGTCTCTAAAAATTTATTCATACTTACCCAATCAAAGTAGGTTTATTTGTCCACAGAATATGACTGCACAACTACCCTGCATCTCTTTggccaaaaaagaaaattaaagaattaatttcCTATTTCTAATTATCTTTCTTTTAACGCAATAAATAATTGGAAACTTCAATGTAATTGgtaatgaaattaaaatatgTTATTCATTCCAGTCAAAGTCGGTTGAAACTTGGGACATGTTTATAATAACACTACTTGGCTGCTTAAAGTTCAGCAaccacttttgatacacaatcaCATATGGATTCGTgtctaaataattaaaataataaactcTAGTTAAACACGTGTTCAAATGTCATTGGGTAACACGAGTGGTTGTTGAACTACTAATACCTAATGACATTTGAACACATGTCTTAATAATTGAAAttgtaaacaaaaaattaaacagGTGTTCAAATGTCATGGGATGCTCATTTTATAATTGGAATTCATCAAAACAGACAgaggtaggggtgggttcggtacggttaccgtaccaaaactctcgtaccaattaccgtaccaaattttcggtttggtaaaatctattaccaataccataccaaactttcggtataccgaagttcggtattgccaaatgttcggttggcatggtatggcaatggtaattgccactttgttttgggacaaaatttgttttggcttttttaacccaattcaagtgcaaaacttttttattgtaCCTTTATCTAATACTttgtagcctaaattcatctattattcatcattcacaattcacacacacaataattcaaatgatgcatcaagattcatgatgaaaattaagtttacaatccaaatagaagctacgaaccaaaacaaatagaagttttCCCCATGCTAAAGATCGTCTCTATCCCCCATTGGTTCAAGCACACTTCTAGAACTTTCCCAATGTCTTCTCCCTTATGACCTGTGATCTTTATGAAGTTTATGATCCATTTGTGCAACTTTCATTCCCTATCCATGAAGTGAGCGGTAACTACCATGTAGTTAATGTTTTGTACCGATGTCCAAGTATCGGTTGTGATACTTACCCTTTGATTATGCATTGCTTCAAATAACTTAAACTTCTCCAACACATATAAATCACACACACTAGCCGCAATCTTCTTCCTATTTGGAATCTTGAACCGAGGTTGAGCCTCTTTcatcatatcaaattattagaatattataaatatgtgttatataattatatattatataatttataaattatatattatattatatgttcGGTACGATAaggtaataccgtggtaatgatatccattaccaataccgtaccatgaaatttcggtacggtacaataccgtaccattaccgattggcacaaaaaatttggcacaaaatcggtatggcacggttggcaattcggttggcacggcaatttggcaaaaaaatccacccctagaCAGAGGGTCTCAATCGAATCGACGTGGAGTTGGAAATTAAGATGCAATATTTGACGTGACTTGGGAGTTTTGCCTTGATAACATAGTCactcatatatattatatatatatatatataagctggGTAGAAGAGAGGCAATACCAAAACCCATATAACATTAATTTCTTGTTCATCATTTCTTTTCTCACTGTCAACCAATTTTTTGAGAGAGGCTGAAAAATGGCTGACGGGATCATTGCCATGCTACTGGAGCGGCTGGTTTCAACAGTTTATGAGTACGTAGACGGAGAGAtgaaacatgttttgaatgtCGCGAAAGAAATTGATGATTTCGCTGCCAAACTCAAGGGCATTCAAGCTGTTCTCGAAGATGCGGAGCAAAGACAAGTGAAGGATGCCAGCGTCAGAATCTGGTTGGATAAGCTGAATGACATATCCTACAAAATGGTGGACGTGCTGGACACTGACATACTGAAACAACAAGTTGAGCACCAAGAACGAGAAGGTGAAAATGTTGCTCctaagaagaagatgaagaagaaggtaGCTTTCTCTGTTTCCCCTAGTTGCTTTTGTTTTCGCAAAGCCAAAGAGGTAACTTTTCGCCATGAATTTGCGAGAAAGATAAAAGATTTGAATGATAAGTTAAGTGTGACTGATGAGCAAAGAAGAAACACACTTGTGTTTCAACTCAATCAAAACGGCATTCAACAAGTACCTAAACGACAAGAGACTTCTCATTATGTCGACATGTCTAAGGTATTTGGccgagaaaatgaaaaaaatgttttgattacAAAGCTGTTGAGTGATGGTAGAGAAGATCGGAGGGGGATCTTTATCATCCCTATTCTAGGGATGGGAGGAATGGGAAAGACAACTTTGACCCAATTAGCTTATAATCTTGCTAAAGTTCAAACCTATTTTGATAAGAGAATATGGGTCTGTGTGTCACACCCGTTTGATGAGATTAAGATTGCCAAAGCCATAAGCAGTGATAACCCCCCAACTTCAAATGATCAATTGAGCCATGTCTTGGACTCTAGGTCAACATCAATCAAGGGCAAGAGATTTCTCATTGTCCTAGATGATGTGTGGACCCACGACCCTGAAAAGTGGGAACTATTAAGGATACCACTTATCCAAAGCGGTGCTAAAGGCAGTAGAATATTGATAACTACAAGACAACATGATGTTGTTGATAAAATGGAAGCAACAAGGGACATGATTAATCTAGAAGAGTTGAGTGAAAATTTTTGTTTGTCAATCTTCGACCACTTTTCCGGTAGGCAAgtagatgagtttgaagataTTAGTAAGGAAATGGTAGAGAGATGCAGGGATTTGCCTCTCGCTGCAAAAGCTTTTGGCAGTCTCATGCGCAACAAGAGAACAATGAGGGAATGGTTAGATGTCTTGAATAGTAAGATATGGGATCAAGAAGAGGTGGAGCAAAAAGTTTTTCAACCACTTTTACTAAGTTATTATGATTTGGCCCCAACAATCAAATGTTGCCTTTTGTATTGTGCTAGTTTTCCTAAAGATTATGAGtttgagaaggataatttgaTTAATCTTTGGATGGCACAAGATTATCTTAATTCAAAAGGTAATAAAGATAAGGGAGAAGTTGGTCAAGAATTTTTTGATAACTTAGTTGCACGATcttttttttcaagatttgaagaAAGATAGTGTCAGTGGTAAAATTATAGGTTGCAAAATGCATGATATTGTTCATGACTTTGTGCAATCTCTCACCAAGAACGAATGTTTTATCATCGACGTTGAGGGTGTTGGCAGTGAAATCgaggttttggatgaaaaggttcGCCATTTAACCGTAATAACGGCAATGAATAATTGCCAAATTCCGCCTTCTGATGCTTATTACAATTGCAAAAATTTTCGTACCCTCATAAATTTTGGTTCACCTATTTCTGTGATAGACTCAAATTTTATTTCACAATTGAAATGTCTTCGGACATTAAATTTGAGTAAAAGTGGGATGAGTGAAGTCCCAAAGGAAATTGGTGAATTGATACATTTGAGGCACCTTGATTTGTCATTGAATGGTGATTTGAAGATATTGCCGGACAGTATCTGCGAGTTGTACAATTTGTATACCTTGTGCCTTTGTAGCTGCCATTTTCTTGAAAAACTACCTGATAACATCGGAAAGTTGATTAGCTTAAAGCACCTCTATGTTGTTGGGTGTTATCTGGAGTACTTGCCAAAAGGGATTCGGAGattaaaaaagttgaaaacaatTGATGAATGTGTTGTGGTTTGTGGTGAGGAAGAAGACAGTGAGGCATTACAAATGGGAGATCTGAGAGTCTTGAACCTTGAGGGCAGACTCACCTTAAAATTGAATGGGGATGTGAAAGATGAGAGGGAGATTGAGAAAGCACAGTTGTGGCACATGAAGAAACTATTTCATCTCGAGATTAATTCTGACTTTGTCCGATACAACAAGACTCTCAGCATGATAGAAATGATGAATGCCTTACGAGCGCATGAAAACCTGGAGTCTTTAGTCTTTTGGTATTATTCAGGCAACACCTGCCCCAGTTGGATGATGTATTTGCACAACTTAAGATTCATCAGTCTACATAGATGGAGTGAATGCAAGTTTTTGCCTCCTCTTGGGAAATTGCCCTATCTTGAAAAGCTGACTCTATGGGGAATGTATAAAGTGAAAAAGGTTGGTGGTGAATTTTTGGGAATAGTCAACAAAGATGAAACGTCATTGAAATCATTGTCATCCTCATTTTTCCCGAAGTTGAAACAACTCAAAATTGTCTTCATGGACGTGTTGGAAGAGTGGGAAGTAGGTGTGGAAGGGTGGAACAATGAGGATTCTGTAGttacaatcatgccatgcctttCCTCTTTAGAAATTAAATATTGTAACTACATGAAAACACTGCCAGACTTCCTCTGCAAAACACCATTGCAGAATCTTATCATCAGTTATTGTCCCATGCTTTCAGAGCGTTGTGAACAAGGCAGTGGAGAGGAGTGACCCAAGATTTCTCACATCCCAAACATCAAAATCTCATCATCCTATTGGTAATTGAGCTCTATCTATCTTGTTTATGCATTTATGTATGTATCAATTACAGCTGCTATCATCATATTTGTTTAATttgcttatttttcttcttcaaaggACATGAGTAATGTGATCAATTGGTGACTCGCGAGCTAGGCATATTTATTAATCTTCTTTGGAAAggtaattttcttcttttatatattttaatgatTATTTAACTTCAGCTACTCATTTCTAGTTGTTTTCTTAGAAAATTTAATTGTAGGACAATGTGTCCGAGATGTTGCTGAATTGGAAATTCATCTTTTGTTTTAGGATTTTGTCAAAGCGCGCGAAAAGTGTGATGTTGACCATCAACGTCCCCTACTGAAGTTTCAACTGAAAATTTTGATTATCTTTATCAATGCCATGAGAACTTGCAGGCAATGGAAAGTGATTCCTTAAAGCATTCCTCTGCTGACTCCTCGTTGCTTGGACCTGTGGTCTTTCGTGGTGATCTTTCAACAAGTCCACCTAGTGGTGATCTTTCGTGGTGATCTGCACTGTTAAAACCTATTAACTGATATCACCAGTGTTGAATCTGGGTGGTACAATTTCAATAAGGGAAATTAGAAAAACGATGTGGATGATTATTGAGCTAAGCTTTGTTGTATAGTTAACCTGACCATGCCCAACCCTACATCAAAGCAAGTGACCCTCCTAAAATGTAGTCCCACCTCACCCCCACATAGTGTGAGACATCTCATCTACTTAACAAAAGATTTTCTTTTATAACCAAGACATAGCCTAATAACATTACTCGTCTAATAAATTTCTGCCAcgtgttttaaagttgttgatCTCATAAAGGACAAAGACCATTGAGATAGTGGGTAATGggtaacaaatatatatatttttttaacgaAGAACCATAAGGGAGATAATTAACAAGGAaatggatcctctccggatccctttccacctaatccacctagtttGGGATCcgggccattgaaatttgatccaactgcTACAGTTATTATCACTTTTAAAAGGGTACCCTctttgtagccgtttgatcaaattttaacggtTCGGATCCTAGACTAGGTCGATTAGGTGGAaagggatccagagaggatccctttccaatTAACAACATGATTTCTCAATCAACCAAATATTTTCTTTCTACTTGTTCTCTGTTTCAACTTCCAAACAGGACACCGACAATGGTAGGGGCTAGGGGTGGGCGAGTAAGGTTGGTACCCGTTGTTTGCCGCGGGTACAGGACATTCCAAAATATGAGGGAACGGGCCCATCCTTGCCCATTTCTAGCATGGAATAAGAAAGTTAGAATTTTTTTCCTCATCCTAGTCTTCTCAATCTCTCATCCCGACTCCTCTCATTTCACTTAGACCTCTATCCTCCTAACTCACTCCCACCGTCCCAACTCTGTATGCCGCCACCATCATCATTAGACCTTGATCTCTGATAGCACCAGAATCCGGCAAGGCTCAAACCTTGACCTGCTTGCAAGATCAGAAATGGCGGtggaagaagaggaaaggagaaacataattgtttttgtaaaattaatttaaattctttttctGACCGTTAGAAGAAAGAGAACATATGGCTTTATAGGTAGCCAAGTACACATATGAAACCTGCCACATGGCAATAAAAGACAGAAAATGTAAACAAACTCCCCTGATTACAAATAGCAAAATAACCCCTCAACCTATGTCACTTATTACAGTTTGATTCCATTTCCTAATACTTGTGATCAAAGCAATCACAAGGTCATAACAATGTCTTCCCTTTCAAATGaaccttgtcctcaaggttACACTGCAAAATCTGGAAATCATGTATGGAACTCATCAAAATCTTCCTAAGTGGCATCCGCAGCTTCCTTACCACTCCACTGCACTAGAAGTTGAACTTCTGCTGCATTCTCTTTTTTGTACATTCTTTTCGACAGAATTGTTGCAGGTATGTCCTGAGCCAAGCCATCCTCAGTCACCAAAGGTAGTTCGATCTGTGGAGTCATTATTCCCTAGATGTTTTTTAAGGCAGCTAACATGGAACACATGGTGAATTTTTGACCTTTCAAGTAGCTGTAACTTGTATGCCACAACACCAATCTTCTTAAGGACTGCATAAGGACCATAGAACTGTGGTTGCAGCTTTTGATAACTATGGTTCACCAAGGATTGCAATTGATAGGGTACCAACTTCAAATAAACCATATATTCAACATCAAATTGACTCTCGGTTCTCTTTTTATCCACCCGCACTTTCATACGATTTTGAGTTAACTGCAAGTTATGCTTCAACACAGATAGTAGCTCATCCCCTTCAATCATACTTTGTTCCACAGAAGCCACTTTGGTGGAGCCAATCTCATGTGGAGTAATGTGAGGTGGGGAATAACCATATACCAATTCAAAATGAATGTACCTCGAAGAAGTGTGGTAGGCAGTGTTAAAACACCACTTTGCCCATGACAACCATTGAACCCACTTCTTTGGCTGTCCTCCAACAAAACACCTTAGATAGGTCTCCAAACATCGATTCATAACCTCAGTTTGTCCATCAGTTTGGGGATGATAACCCGAACTCATGCAAAGCTTGGAACCTTGGAGTTAATTctctccaaaatgcacttatgAACACTGGACCCTATCACTCACAATGGAGTTAGGCATACCATGCAATCGGAAAACATGTTCTATGAACAGTTGAGCAACTATATAAGCATTGTAGGGGTGAGTAAGTGCAATGAAACGGCTATACTTTGAGAGCATGTCCACAATAACCATGATAATTGAGTTTCCCTTGCAATTGGGCAGTCCCATTATGAAATCCATACTAATATCAAACCAAACCCTTTGTGGTAAAGGTAAGGGTTGTAGCAATCCAGGTGGTGCAATGGTCTCAAACTTATTCTGTTGGCATATGGCGCACTCAGCAACAAACTTCTTTATATCCCCTTTCATTCCTTGCCAATAGAACCCCCTCTTAATTCTCTAATAAGTTTTAGTTATACATTAGTGACCTGTTATTGGTGTGCAATGGTGCTCCTCCATAAGCTTGGTTCTTCATTGGGAATTTGGACTGATTACTACCCTCTTCTTATAGCATAAAAACCCATTGTCAATAGAGTATTTAGTTAAGGCAGAGTTGGTAGTGCCCTTGAGTTTGTATTCAGTCACCTCTTTGATCTTGTCCACAATCCAAGTATCACTCTCATTATATCTTCttaattcatccatccacccaAAATATGGGTAAGAGATGTCGACTAATGCCATAGTGTTCTCAGGAGCAATTTCATGATGATATGGAATTCGAGATAATGAATTTGCAACTGTATTTTCATTTCCACTTCTGTACTGAATCTCATAATCAAACCCAAGGCGTTTAGACACCTATTTTTCCTGAAACTGAGTGTTGGTTCTCTGCCCCAAGAAATATTTCATACTGCTATGGTCCATTTTGATAATGAAATGCCTCCCTTGCaaataattttgtcattttcttacTACATGAATTATGGCAATAAGCTCCCTCTCATAAGTAGAAAATGCTTGGTTCTTAGGTCCAAGTGCTTGATTGAAGAATGCAATTGGCCTTCGATTTTGTTGCAAAACAGCCCCTATACCATTTCTAGATGCATCACATTCTACTATAAAAGTTTAAGAAAAATCTGGAAGTGCTAGGACCTGTGGTGATGACATAATTCTCTTGAGTTGTTCAAGGGCTTCAGTAGCTGAATTATTCCAAGCAAAACCATCCTTTTTAGTCAGATTGTACAAGGGTTGGCAAACATTTCCATAGCCGGGAATAAACTTTCGATAGTACCCAGTAAGCCCCAAAAACCCCTTCAACTCCTTTACATTTCTTGGTTGAGGCAATTCATGAATTGCTTTGAGCTTAGATGGATCTGCAGCCACCCCATTCTTCAAGCTCAGCAACTCGGCCGTCCATCGCAAAGAGACGATTGGTGGTAGAAGCACGGGGCATGCACGGAAGGGAACCAGGACCAGAGGCTGATACCAATGATAGCACCAGAATTCGGCAAGGCTCAAACCTTGACCTGCTTGCAAGATTAGAAATGGCGGtggaagaagaggaaaggagaaacataattgtttttgtaaaattattttaaattctttttttgaCCGTTAGAAGAGAGGGAACATGTGGCTTTATAGGTAGCCAAATACACATATAAAACCTGCCACATGGCAATAAGAGACAGAAAATGTAAACAAACTCCCCTACAGAATTACAAATAGCAAAATGACCCCTCAACCTATCTCACTTATTACATTTTGATTCCATTTCCTGATACTTGTTATCAAAGGAATCACAAGATCATaaccatggaagaaaatgccgataatatcgccgatattatcggtttttcgcgCAATGGATATTTAAATAGGTATCCGAATGGTTTTCGtcataatatcgcgatattatcgataatatcacaaTATTATGGAAATATCGCTATATTTTTTGAACGGTGCAATCGGAAAAGAACGCCGGAGATGGTATGCCTATTTTCGAGctgatttcgtcccaaaaaccttgcaaaaacacgattttTAACTTAAATTTCACGCATGCAAGAGGTAATCAACATATGTGATGTTGGTCAGAGTGCTGAATTtcaatggaatctcacctgaaAACTTGTTATCTTCGAGTCGAAGACGAACCAGAGAGTCACGAACAGTTTGACAGAGAAGTGGAGAGATCGCCGGAGAAATTGTTCGAAATCTGTCAACAACCTCCTTGCTCAGCGGCGCACCGCCACAGACGAGAAGCCGAAACGAGCTGAGATCGTACTTCTGAGCCAACTCCTACTTCGCCAGAGCCACGATCAACGGCGGCGACACCGGCAGTTACGATATTTTGTGCCTCTCCGATGTTGCTGAGCTCAAGCGAAATTGACCCAGAAAACTGGTTTCTGAAAAAGGAAGAGGGATTCGAGATTGTCGGACTGAGAAGCAGAAAGATCGAGAGAgtgagagaaggatcgagagaccttgggtctctgtgcgtgtgtgtgggagaaggatcgagagagtgggagatctgtgtgtgtgtgggagaatggagaagggggagaagaaagttcagagaagaagagagaaggattgAGAATTCGAGATTCGATTCGAGAAATAGAGACGTATGCGTGTGAGatctgtgtgcgtgtgttgtgtgtatgtgtgatggcatgtctgtgtgtgtgtgtggttgggtCATCTCATCTGACTCACCTGACTGATTTTACAATCACTTTTTACAATTTCAGACAATGGACAACAAATAATAGAGCTTTAATAATGAAACCGTGTGCCACTGTGAgtctgtgatattctttcacatgcaAAACCATGTGCCACTGTCTGTTATATACTTATATTCTTTCACCTTAttagaggtggagtatcagaggcattcagagcattttcgtttcttcttcttcccttaccattttcaaagccattccagatccattccaaagcttgaacacaaagggttccatatttaaggtaagtttacaaacttatatttatattattgtaatttatacaacaacaaataaatttgtatggactcgtatgttaattttttaaagtaattaatacttgcatgttaatttttgtaagtaattaagtaatgtta includes:
- the LOC103404524 gene encoding putative disease resistance protein RGA3; amino-acid sequence: MADGIIAMLLERLVSTVYEYVDGEMKHVLNVAKEIDDFAAKLKGIQAVLEDAEQRQVKDASVRIWLDKLNDISYKMVDVLDTDILKQQVEHQEREGENVAPKKKMKKKVAFSVSPSCFCFRKAKEVTFRHEFARKIKDLNDKLSVTDEQRRNTLVFQLNQNGIQQVPKRQETSHYVDMSKVFGRENEKNVLITKLLSDGREDRRGIFIIPILGMGGMGKTTLTQLAYNLAKVQTYFDKRIWVCVSHPFDEIKIAKAISSDNPPTSNDQLSHVLDSRSTSIKGKRFLIVLDDVWTHDPEKWELLRIPLIQSGAKGSRILITTRQHDVVDKMEATRDMINLEELSENFCLSIFDHFSGRQVDEFEDISKEMVERCRDLPLAAKAFGSLMRNKRTMREWLDVLNSKIWDQEEVEQKVFQPLLLSYYDLAPTIKCCLLYCASFPKDYEFEKDNLINLWMAQDYLNSKDLKKDSVSGKIIGCKMHDIVHDFVQSLTKNECFIIDVEGVGSEIEVLDEKVRHLTVITAMNNCQIPPSDAYYNCKNFRTLINFGSPISVIDSNFISQLKCLRTLNLSKSGMSEVPKEIGELIHLRHLDLSLNGDLKILPDSICELYNLYTLCLCSCHFLEKLPDNIGKLISLKHLYVVGCYLEYLPKGIRRLKKLKTIDECVVVCGEEEDSEALQMGDLRVLNLEGRLTLKLNGDVKDEREIEKAQLWHMKKLFHLEINSDFVRYNKTLSMIEMMNALRAHENLESLVFWYYSGNTCPSWMMYLHNLRFISLHRWSECKFLPPLGKLPYLEKLTLWGMYKVKKVGGEFLGIVNKDETSLKSLSSSFFPKLKQLKIVFMDVLEEWEVGVEGWNNEDSVVTIMPCLSSLEIKYCNYMKTLPDFLCKTPLQNLIISYCPMLSERCEQGSGEE